The Coffea eugenioides isolate CCC68of chromosome 8, Ceug_1.0, whole genome shotgun sequence genome has a segment encoding these proteins:
- the LOC113779566 gene encoding O-fucosyltransferase 29 has translation MGVANKAWKYSGGVVVNSFGIFCNSSNNVNDKEKLKVQDQQQNWRLWFWPSNASTAASARRPKISWSVKVCGVMLFAVGLISLFTGHLASDLEWYSQRFGKRFPYHKELNGNGRTAIDIWKSKFSKFYYGCSERGRHFGPAIRERSSNGYLLIATSGGLNQQRTGITDAVVVARILNATLVLPELDHQSFWKDDSDFLNIFDVDWFISYLGKDITIVKRVPEKVMRSMEKPPYTMRVPRKSEPEYYLDQVLPILLRRRVVQLTKFDYRLANDLDEELQKLRCRVNYHALRFTKPIRNLGQKLVMRMRKMTKRFIAVHLRFEPDMLAFSGCYYGGGDKERYELGEIRKRWETLPELSPDEERTRGKCPLTPHEVGLMLRALGFRNDSYLYVASGEIYGGEETLRPLRELFPNFFTKEMLAGEELKPFLPFSSRLAAIDYIVCDESDVFVTNNNGNMAKILAGRRRYMGHKRTIRPNAKRLSALFKARDKMEWDTFAKKVKSCQRGFMGEPDEMKPGRGEFHEYPASCICQKPFNHSDVVKDEDGDWSLEDNSIASDAKSRYQTIRQGEGKSQELMKARIGEGPGSLAEESDHEDFLSD, from the exons ATGGGTGTGGCCAACAAGGCTTGGAAGTATAGTGGCGGAGTAGTAGTCAATAgttttggaattttttgtaataGTAGTAATAATGTTAATGATAAGGAGAAATTAAAGGTACAGGACCAGCAGCAGAATTGGAGATTGTGGTTCTGGCCATCAAATGCATCTACGGCGGCATCAGCAAGGCGGCCGAAGATCTCATGGTCTGTGAAGGTTTGTGGGGTAATGCTATTTGCTGTTGGGTTGATTTCACTCTTCACTGGACACTTGGCTTCTGATCTTGAATGGTACTCTCAGCGTTTTGGCAAGCGATTTCCCTATCATAAGGAGCTG AATGGCAATGGCCGTACAGCAATTGATATTTGGAAATCGAAGTTCTCAAAGTTCTACTATGGATGCAGTGAAAGAGGACGCCATTTTGGCC CTGCCATTCGTGAGCGATCTTCAAACGGCTATCTACTTATAGCAACTAGTGGAGGGCTCAACCAACAAAGAACTGGC ATAACTGATGCTGTAGTTGTTGCACGGATTCTTAATGCTACTTTAGTGTTACCAGAATTGGATCATCAATCTTTCTGGAAGGATGATAG TGACTTCTTAAACATTTTCGATGTTGACTGGTTCATCTCTTACCTTGGGAAGGACATAACTATTGTTAAAAGAGTTCCAGAAAAGGTAATGAGATCAATGGAGAAACCCCCATATACAATGCGTGTACCAAGAAAGTCAGAACCTGAATATTATCTTGACCAAGTACTGCCTATTCTCTTGAGGCGACGT GTTGTTCAGTTGACGAAGTTTGATTATAGGCTTGCTAATGACCTTGATGAAGAGCTACAGAAACTACGTTGCCGGGTAAATTATCATGCTCTAAGATTTACTAAACCCATAAGGAATTTGGGGCAGAAACTAGTGATGCGAATGCGGAAGATGACCAAACGTTTTATTGCAGTTCACTTGAG GTTTGAGCCTGATATGCTAGCCTTTTCTGGATGTTACTATGGTGGAGGAGATAAAGAACGATACGAACTGGGGGAGATAAGGAAGCGATGGGAGACATTACCT GAGCTCAGCCCTGATGAGGAGCGCACCCGAGGGAAATGCCCACTTACCCCCCACGAAGTTGGTTTAATGCTCCGTGCACTTGGGTTCCGGAATGACTCCTACCTGTATGTCGCATCTGGTGAAATATATGGTGGAGAAGAAACCTTGCGACCCCTGAGAGAGCTCTTTCCAAACTTCTTCACCAAGGAGATGCTTGCTGGTGAAGAGTTGAaaccttttcttcccttttcttctcgTCTTGCTGCCATAGACTACATTGTTTGTGACGAAAGTGATGTATTTGTCACTAACAACAATGGAAACATGGCAAAGATCTTAGCTGGTCGAAG GAGGTATATGGGGCATAAGAGGACTATCAGGCCAAATGCCAAAAGGCTTAGTGCCTTATTCAAGGCACGAGATAAAATGGAGTGGGATACATTTGCCAAAAAGGTGAAATCATGCCAAAGAGGATTCATGGGAGAACCCGATGAGATGAAACCAGGACGGGGGGAGTTCCACGAATATCCAGCCTCTTGCATTTGCCAGAAACCATTCAACCACTCTGATGTTGTAAAGGATGAGGATGGAGATTGGTCTTTAGAGGATAATTCCATTGCTTCTGATGCAAAATCTAGGTATCAAACTATCAGGCAAGGTGAGGGTAAGTCTCAGGAGTTAATGAAAGCCAGAATAGGAGAAGGGCCAGGATCCCTAGCAGAAGAGAGTGACCATGAGGACTTTCTGTCTGACTAA
- the LOC113780932 gene encoding metalloendoproteinase 1-MMP — MLPFFSYYYENFVFLSLFALLLFVPCLPARKLLDPSTELTADVRTNSNATWHSFMRFLDAEKGSQLRGMSELKKYFQRFGYLSIPNQNLTDSFDEDLESAVLQYQKNLGLPATGRLDSDTMKVITSPRCGVSDKKTRTAQKLHAKIHYAYFDGEPRWDRSSPMILTYAFSPDHTIDYISSADIRAVFERSFARWSSVIPVNFTEADDYYSADIKIGWYRGDHGDGQPFDGVLGVLAHAFSPENGRLHLDGAEAWAVDFKEQKSKVAVDLESVATHEIGHILGLAHSAVKDAVMYPSLSPRTKKVDLRIDDVEGIQALYGSNPNFKYSSLYESDISSSRSIYMERRGFSKWTTVFLVMVVFIFSL; from the coding sequence ATGTTGCCGTTTTTCAGTTATTATTATGAAAACTTTGTGTTCCTCTCCTTGTTCGCCCTCCTCCTTTTTGTCCCGTGTCTTCCCGCCAGAAAGCTTCTTGACCCTTCAACTGAATTAACTGCCGATGTCCGGACCAACAGCAACGCCACGTGGCACAGCTTCATGAGATTCCTGGACGCCGAGAAGGGCAGCCAACTCAGGGGCATGTCGGAGCTCAAGAAGTACTTCCAACGTTTCGGCTACCTATCAATCCCAAACCAAAACCTCACGGATTCTTTCGACGAAGACTTGGAATCGGCCGTGCTCCAGTATCAGAAAAACCTTGGATTACCCGCGACTGGAAGGCTCGACTCTGATACCATGAAAGTAATTACGTCGCCGAGGTGTGGCGTTAGCGACAAAAAAACTCGCACGGCCCAGAAGTTGCATGCGAAAATTCACTATGCATATTTTGACGGTGAGCCCAGGTGGGATAGATCATCTCCCATGATTTTGACATATGCTTTCTCGCCGGATCATACCATAGACTATATAAGTTCGGCTGATATAAGAGCTGTTTTTGAACGCTCTTTCGCCCGGTGGTCGTCGGTGATTCCGGTGAACTTCACAGAGGCGGACGACTATTATTCAGCAGACATAAAAATCGGGTGGTACCGGGGGGATCACGGGGACGGACAGCCGTTTGACGGGGTGTTGGGAGTGCTAGCACACGCTTTCTCGCCCGAAAATGGGAGGCTCCACCTGGACGGTGCTGAAGCGTGGGCCGTTGATttcaaagaacagaagtcaaaGGTCGCGGTTGATTTGGAATCAGTGGCGACCCATGAGATCGGGCACATACTTGGGTTGGCTCACTCGGCGGTTAAGGACGCAGTCATGTACCCAAGTTTGAGTCCTAGGACTAAGAAAGTGGACCTAAGAATTGATGACGTGGAAGGGATCCAGGCCTTATACGGGTCAAACCCAAATTTCAAGTACAGTTCTTTATATGAATCGGATATTTCCTCAAGTCGGAGCATTTACATGGAAAGAAGAGGATTTTCCAAGTGGACCACCGTATTTTTGGTCATGGtggttttcattttttctttgtgA
- the LOC113780933 gene encoding uncharacterized protein LOC113780933 isoform X3 — protein sequence MASKCSSRIMNRSTISSLKSSFNKSASSSSSLVNRSIPTSFPKSTNATTSFLRRFSLSRAPSELGAVQSMLPLHSAVATARMTSCLSLTSRSCRALSQGT from the exons ATGGCATCGAAATGCAGCAGCAGAATTATGAATAGGTCTACAATTTCATCCCTCAAATCCTCCTTCAATAAATCagcctcctcttcttcttctctggTTAACAGATCCATTCCGACGTCGTTTCCAAAATCCACTAACGCCACCACGTCATTCCTCCGCCGTTTCTCCCTCTCCAG GGCTCCGTCGGAATTGGGAGCGGTGCAGTCGATGCTACCGCTGCACAGCGCGGTTGCGACGGCGAGGATGACGTCGTGCCTGAGTTTAACATCCAGGAGTTGCAGGGCTCTTTCACAGG GCACATGA
- the LOC113780933 gene encoding uncharacterized protein LOC113780933 isoform X2, with amino-acid sequence MASKCSSRIMNRSTISSLKSSFNKSASSSSSLVNRSIPTSFPKSTNATTSFLRRFSLSRAPSELGAVQSMLPLHSAVATARMTSCLSLTSRSCRALSQDEYDGT; translated from the exons ATGGCATCGAAATGCAGCAGCAGAATTATGAATAGGTCTACAATTTCATCCCTCAAATCCTCCTTCAATAAATCagcctcctcttcttcttctctggTTAACAGATCCATTCCGACGTCGTTTCCAAAATCCACTAACGCCACCACGTCATTCCTCCGCCGTTTCTCCCTCTCCAG GGCTCCGTCGGAATTGGGAGCGGTGCAGTCGATGCTACCGCTGCACAGCGCGGTTGCGACGGCGAGGATGACGTCGTGCCTGAGTTTAACATCCAGGAGTTGCAGGGCTCTTTCACAGG ATGAATATGATGGAACGTGA
- the LOC113780933 gene encoding uncharacterized protein LOC113780933 isoform X1 — MASKCSSRIMNRSTISSLKSSFNKSASSSSSLVNRSIPTSFPKSTNATTSFLRRFSLSRAPSELGAVQSMLPLHSAVATARMTSCLSLTSRSCRALSQELGQSVPR; from the exons ATGGCATCGAAATGCAGCAGCAGAATTATGAATAGGTCTACAATTTCATCCCTCAAATCCTCCTTCAATAAATCagcctcctcttcttcttctctggTTAACAGATCCATTCCGACGTCGTTTCCAAAATCCACTAACGCCACCACGTCATTCCTCCGCCGTTTCTCCCTCTCCAG GGCTCCGTCGGAATTGGGAGCGGTGCAGTCGATGCTACCGCTGCACAGCGCGGTTGCGACGGCGAGGATGACGTCGTGCCTGAGTTTAACATCCAGGAGTTGCAGGGCTCTTTCACAGG